Sequence from the Chloroflexota bacterium genome:
GCTGTTTCCTCCTCGCCGGCGCTGGGCAGCGATGGGACCCTCTACGTGGGGTCAGGGGATCACTCTCTGTATGCTCTAGGAGCAAAACTCACCAATGCGGCCCCAACCCTGTCTGCTGGTAGCGTGACCCCAGAAAACGGGAACACGCAGACCCCTTTTATTTTTAGTGTCACCTATGCGGATTCAGACAACGATGAACCTGCTGCCATTGCCCTAAAGATAGACACGAATCCCCCTCTAGCCCTGAGTAAACGCCAGCACGGAGACAACACTTATGTAACGGGGGTGGTATACGAATATCGGACGGGTTTGTCTGAGGGGAGGCATCAGTTTTCCTTTGCCGCCAGCGATGGCGCCCTCAGTGCCAGAGGGGATACGACCTCCCATACTGGGCCACAGGTGGCACCGGGGCCACCGCTTACCCTGGCTGATTCTCCCTGGCCGATGGCGGGTCATGATGTGCGGCATACGGGCCAGAGTCCCTATCGAGGCCCTGATAAAGCCCGGCTCAAGTGGAAGTTCCCAACCGGGGGTGGTGTTACCTCCTCGCCGGCGCTGGGCAACGATGGGACCGTCTATGTGGGGTCAGCGGATCACTATGTATATGCGCTCAGCGCGGCCGGTGCCCTCAAGTGGAAGTTCCTAACCGGGAATTCTGTTTCCTCCTCGCCGGCGCTGGGCAGCGATGGGACCGTCTATGTGGGGTCAAATGACAGCTCTCTGTATGCGCTCAGCACGGCCGGTTCCCTCAAGTG
This genomic interval carries:
- a CDS encoding PQQ-binding-like beta-propeller repeat protein; the protein is AVSSSPALGSDGTLYVGSGDHSLYALGAKLTNAAPTLSAGSVTPENGNTQTPFIFSVTYADSDNDEPAAIALKIDTNPPLALSKRQHGDNTYVTGVVYEYRTGLSEGRHQFSFAASDGALSARGDTTSHTGPQVAPGPPLTLADSPWPMAGHDVRHTGQSPYRGPDKARLKWKFPTGGGVTSSPALGNDGTVYVGSADHYVYALSAAGALKWKFLTGNSVSSSPALGSDGTVYVGSNDSSLYALSTAGSLKWKFKAGGGVFSSPALGSDGTVYVGSRDGSVYALSAAGSLKWKFKTGGGVSSSPALGSDGTLYVGSGDHSLYALEASPTGSSLSSGGEKDAEFDEHGAPVFGLSSNLPNPF